The following proteins come from a genomic window of Mustela lutreola isolate mMusLut2 chromosome 6, mMusLut2.pri, whole genome shotgun sequence:
- the SLC17A3 gene encoding sodium-dependent phosphate transport protein 4, translating into MSLCSTRYGIAFTMHMSNFITVAQCTVLNITIVAMVNSTDHRFQFNDSTEGLPGDSFGDPNNAPDSLPAGVPVYNWSPQIQGIIFSSLSYGLIPMPFLSGYLAGRVGTKRVVGVSLFATSLFTMFAPLAAELGLVSFIATRIGQSIGQGSVLGGQHALWEKWGPPHERSRLCSISLSGMILGSFTTILLGGMICQNLGWPFAFYIFGGIGCVYCLLWFVLVYDDPISHPWINITERKYIISSLANQIHVRSPSISRELCQPLDFSGSLRCRSHCSNPYICVQVSPCKQPLPIKAMLRSLPLWSICVCGFGHQWLMITLMVYTPTYINSVFNINMRDNGFLSALPFLVAWITGILGGQLADFLLTKNFRLVTVRKAATFLGNFPSSVLLVVLPYITPSYITTMTFLILSCGLSSFCHSGIYINVLDIAPRHSSFLTGATRGFIFIAAILTPTVNGFLLHQDPEFGWRNVFLLLSAINLSGLITYLIFGEAVIQDWAKERKLTRL; encoded by the exons ATGAG CTTGTGCTCCACTCGCTATGGGATAGCCTTTACCATGCACATGAGCAACTTCATAACGGTGGCACAGTGTACTGTCCTAAACATCACCATAGTAGCCATGGTCAACAGCACGGACCATCGGTTCCAGTTTAATGACTCTACCGAGGGGCTGCCTGGTGACTCATTTGGTGACCCGAATAACGCCCCAGACAGTCTCCCTGCAGGG GTCCCTGTGTACAACTGGAGCCCTCAAATTCAGGGCATCATCTTTAGTTCTCTCAGCTATGGCCTGATACCGATGCCGTTTCTCAGTGGATACCTTGCTGGAAGAGTAGGAACAAAGAGAGTGGTTGGTGTTTCTTTGTTTGCAACCTCACTTTTCACTATGTTCGCCCCTCTGGCGGCCGAGCTGGGACTAGTTTCCTTCATTGCAACTCGAATTGGACAGAGCATAGGCCAG GGATCGGTATTAGGGGGTCAGCACGCGCTGTGGGAGAAATGGGGTCCTCCACATGAACGAAGTCGACTCTGCTCCATCAGTTTATCAG GAATGATATTGGGAAGCTTCACCACCATCCTCCTGGGTGGCATGATCTGCCAAAACCTTGGGTGGCCTTTTGCCTTCTATATCTTTG GAGGCATCGGCTGTGTCTACTGCCTTCTCTGGTTTGTTCTGGTTTATGATGACCCCATCTCTCACCCATGGATAAAcatcacagaaagaaaatatatcataTCGTCCTTGGCCAACCAGATACATGTAAGGAGTCCAAGCATCTCCAGAGAGCTGTGTCAGCCTCTGGATTTCTCGGGGAGCTTGAGGTGCAGATCTCACTGTTCTAATCCGTACATTTGTGTTCAGGTCAGCCCTTGTAAGCAGCCTCTTCCTATCAAGGCCATGCTCAGATCGCTACCACTTTGGTCCATATGTGTCTGCGGCTTCGGCCATCAGTGGCTAATGATTACACTGATGGTCTACACACCAACTTACATCAACTCTGTGTTCAACATTAACATGAGAGAT aatGGGTTCCTGTCTGCCCTTCCCTTTCTTGTCGCCTGGATCACTGGTATACTAGGAGGCCAGCTGGCAGATTTCCTCCTGACCAAGAATTTTAGGCTCGTTACTGTGAGAAAAGCTGCCACATTTCTAG GAAATTTCCCATCTTCAGTGCTCCTTGTGGTTCTGCCCTACATCACCCCCAGCTACATCACGACAATGACCTTCTTGATCCTCTCGTGTGGACTGAGCTCCTTCTGTCACTCAGGGATCTATATCAATGTCTTAGATATTGCTCCAAG ACATTCCAGTTTTCTTACAGGAGCCACAAGGGGAttcatattcatagcagcaatccTGACACCAACTGTCAATGGATTTCTCCTCCATCAG GACCCTGAATTTGGGTGGAGAAATGTCTTCTTGTTGTTATCTGCCATTAACCTATCAGGACTGATCACCTACCTTATATTTGGAGAAGCAGTTATCCAAGACTGGGCTAAAGAGAGGAAACTCACTCGTTTATGA